The following DNA comes from Eleginops maclovinus isolate JMC-PN-2008 ecotype Puerto Natales chromosome 8, JC_Emac_rtc_rv5, whole genome shotgun sequence.
GTAAACTTTCACACTGAGAATTAAATTCAAGTTACGTCAGTGACGGCGTGAGTGCCAACATGCAGGTGTTCCTCCTAATGGCTGGctgtggtggtgatgatgaaaTGGGTAACAGTGTTTGCGTCTCTCTAGCTGCTCTCCAGGAGTTTCCCCAGTGTGTCGCGCAGCTCCGTCAGCTCGAAGATCTTTCcgtccagcagctccagcagcgaGCGCAGACTGGCTCTGAACGCCTCGCGCTCCTGCTGCTGGCTCTCCAGACGCAGTTCCAGTTCGCTCAGCCGGGCCTCCAACGCCTGGTTCCTCGACTCAGTGTCCTGGAAGCAGACAACACGTACATGTTTTACCGTAAACTGTGAACATGTAGTGCAACAAGGTAGTTTCAAACTGCTTTTTAACTCAAGACTCTTAAACCATCTTGAAAAGAATCCATCAAAAAGGATCAAAACCTAAATCTATATACAGCAGATATTTGAGGCTTcaacagtttaaaaatgtcctaaaatGCGATATGCTGTTATAAATGTTTAGAACTTTAGATGAAGGGTCCTGTCTGAAGATAAAGCTTTCTACTGAGGCTTGTCTGATGTTTAAAAGAGTTACTGATACTGGATTTTTTAAGTTGAAATTGatatagagaaaataaagaaaaattgATAGCTTtgaaaattatgttttattaaactaTCCAAAGCACATTCTGGCTTTTTTGCACTGAAATGTCTTGCTATAGGGTGTTACAGACAGAATATGTTTCAACAGAGCCAAAATCAGGGTAATGACTGTAGaacttttaaattgtatttcattttcaaagcacAGCAGAAAATGGTGGCTTAGGGGCCAATTTAGCATCAGCTGGTGAAGACTTCGGATCACTTTTAGCACAATTTGAGATATCATTGCagttagaaatgtataaaactTACAGAGGCTGAGTATTAGCTGCAGACATAGCCTGTTTCTAAAGACCCTGAATGCAGCATTAGCAGCTACATGCTATCAGGTTCACTCACCTGCAGTTTCTGTGTAAGGGAGTCTTTCTTAAACTGAAAGCCATTGGCACTCTCCACCTCTGCTTTGAGTCTCTCCAACTCCTGTAGgttataaaaagaaagaataaatattaaatgagcTGGGTAACACTTTTAAGTATTAGAATGTCTTTGTACCACACTCCCTGTACCTCCTCCTTGGCCTTCAGCGCCGCCTCCAGCTCCTCTATGGTTTGGTTGAGTTCTGTCTTTTGGGATTTGATCACTGTGGTTTGGCCACTCACACACTCCAGCTCCGTCACCTGGAATACAAACATTAATCTTCATCAGAACATACTCAAAATTAACTTTTAAAGGACCGGATCATGTGTGCAGTCGTACCCGTTTGTGTAGCCTCTCCGCCTCCTCCTGGTACGCCCCCAGCTGCTGTTTCCACTGTTTCACGTTGGCCGTGGACTCGAGCAGGGCGGCCGTCAGTTTGGCGTTGTTTCCTTTCAGAGCCTCGAGCTCGGCCTCCCAGTGCTTATTCATACTGGAGGAACTGGGATGTGAGGAAGAGACCATTAGAAAGACTGCAATCTTTAACATTTGATGTCCAACTTGGAAAAAAAACCCTACAGGAGTACAAGGTTTGTGATTATCCTGGGTATTTGTGGAACAAAAGCTTTCATTTCTACATGGATAACTTTTGAAAGTCTTAAAATCCCCTGAAGCACGGCTGACAAAACTATCTCTGCTCATTCAGTGgtttataattacatttataatgtaATGCTTTAATGCTGTCCAGAGGCCCGGGGAGCAGATTAATAATGAACGCAGGAATCGACAGAAGTCGCAGCGCTTTGTgtcaatttcattttaaatcagcaCCATGGAGTCGCTCCTGGACAGGAAACTACTAACAGTCCTGAGTGTGGTCTTTCTGTGATCAGGATGTGTTTACCATTGAAACGCTATTAGGAGGAGAAAAGACCACTGATGATTATTGTGCTTGAATTTAGGTAAATATTATATAAgtacaatttaaatcatttcaatttattttatcaactgctgacaacatttctctgggtagaattcaacagacactgaaatggaATGGCTGGCTGCCATACAGATtgacatttaagaaacattatttttttccagagctgtatcaTGTGAAGTTAACTATATTAAAATACAGGTAAAAATAATCATATAAAtaattagataaataaatataacgaatataataataataataataataataatgttttctaAGTACACAAAGACACTCTAAATAGGAAAATAGAAAATCATAGAAGcgtataaaaaaacattcataaaaacgAAAACGAAAAACACAGGTgcaatgaaaaatgtgaaaccGTAGACTATGGAATTGAAAGCAGTTCAAACTGACACGTCATCATGATATAGAAGTTGATTCAACAATGTAATGTCTAAATAATCATGACATCATCTGCATTTAGGTTAGTTTCCGAACAATACAAAGTTGCTTTCACAATGCAGTTCTCTCTTGCACCGCGTTTGAACTCTCGGGAAAATGTTCTCTAGAATTACTGCAAAGAGAAAGTGTGCCAACACTGGCGCCATAAGAACAGGGAGAGAGGACAATGCTTTACTTTCATGCTTGTAGAgctttccagcagaggaaactattgctttatatatatattattatagatgGTAGGAAGAGttatatgtatgtttatattgtaatcaaaccaggttactgtaactgattACTGTAATATCTGTCATGTTCTATAAGGGTTATTTTGTTATCGTACCTGGTctccagtctgtgtgtgtgtgtatgcacgaTTCGCCACAAGGCGCAGGTGCCTCCCCCTTTTGTTGGTTCATTCAATTGATGGTCAGGACTGGTACGCCTTGTCAAGaattaatgtaaaaatgaaCGAGTATGatttcattggttaattcgGGGTTTGTTTTGGgtttgcattgcaggtttacAACCTAACTAATTTCACCACTAACTAATGTCACTGAGTAACTAACGTTACCAACAGGCTAGTGTAGCTGTAGCAGTTGGGCTAATTAGTGGGTgaatttattgtgtatgtgtgcgcaatAAAACTAAAGTGACACGAGTTGTATCCGCCGTACTTGTCCGGATAACccttccagaggggagtttattaaactatagcGGGTAGTTTAGTGAAAAACTGGACAATGCTGGTAGCTATTGGTGGCCATCCTAGTAAGAAAAATGGCGGACAGTGGATCAACCAAAGTagctgaagaaaacaaaatgcagtgcATTGGTTGTAGTTGCTCGGCTTTGAGGAAAACGGGTTGTTGTCTCTGCAACTGTCTATTGCCACTTATACATCGGTAAAAACTGTTACACACTACTGTACGAAGAGGAGGACAATGCTTGGTGATAGAAGTTCCTCTTGTTTCTGGCTGAGCCTGTGTTAACCTGGCTTTGGCTCACCTGTGTGAGGGAGGCAGTGTATTGTGGGAAGGCTCAGCTCTGGTTTCGAAGTGCTGAGGCGTGTCGGGTGTGGCACGCTCCAGCTCCGTTCCGTTGATGGTGTCTGAAGATAAAGGGGACTGCAGATCCCCCGGCGTCGACTCCTGCTCAGACATGTGGGTGACAAATTAAAATTATGTTattagaaaacatgttttttgttgaaggAACAGTTCAACATTTTAGGAATCAATTTTTCCGCTTCTGCTGAATATGAAGATAGAGCCAGGAGAgagctagcttagcataaaggctgGAAACGGGGAAACAGCAAAGCCTTGGTCTTTCCAATCCAGCTGCTCATGATGAAAAGCTCCCAGGCCAGCTGTTTCCCCTGGGTTCAGTCTTTTTGATAAGCTAAGAGAAAAACAATTCCCAAATATGAACTATCCCTTTTAATTTTGATCATGACACACAACAAGCAAACAATCATTAAGTTGTAAATCATTCTGTGGCTCTCAGAAATTGACAGGATGTTCCTCAGAAACTTAGTTAGGGAGGCTGAAAGCTTCAAAGGGCGTTTCTTTTTGCCTATTCTACTGGTCTAACATTACAGTTCATCTCTAAACACttgtatttcaaacattttcacatgcATATCAGATCTTTGAATACATTCTCAAAAGAAATGTCATATATTTATCATGTGTCAGCTGCTCAAACATCCCTGAGTGCAGATCACTGTCACTTTCTGAGAGCATGAAAGGGAAACGGGAGGGTTATGTGGGATAAATTCACAAAGACTGGGTTCCTCTGGTAGTTAGGCTTTTAGTCTTCAGGAAATACTGGTCATTACAAATGTGATTCTCctgtaaaacaataacaagtgATAAACCTGGACCTTTTAGATATGCAGAAATCTTTCACGTAgtttagaaataaatatattttagggAATAACACTGCAGGGAAGATCTCTGAGGGGAGTTTGCATCATGAACTGGGGGGAAAACTTGGGGGAAAAGGGCCATCGGTGTCATGAAAATGATTcagttcatttatattttaccttCTTTTTACCAGGTTTGACTGACAACACATTCCTTTTTACAGCTCCACCCTGAAGAGGGTTCATTagggagagcagaggaggtgaAACAAGCCGAAAGGTGTTAGCTCTGGCTCTTATAAGAGCATTAATGCTGAGTGAAACATAAAACAGCTTAGTATGTTACAACATTAACTTTTCATTCATTCCTTATTCTTCTAGGTTGGCTTTGATGTCGAATTGAAGTCCTTGACTAAGGTTATTAACATTAAATTAACACTGATTCTAAAAGAGATACGTACTTCACTGTAAAACATACTAAGCCAGCATGACTGTGCTGAAGAAGAGATCCAGATAAAGAGTTTTGTGCCTTTAATTGGAAAAATCTTAGGAAGTAACAACCTCAGTATCCCAGGAAGAAGTGTGTCAGTGCAGCTGTTAGCATCAAGCTATCACGGCAGAGAGTTTGAATAGAGTGGTGGATAGTTTTGCACAGGAACTAAAGAGGAAGAAACATCTGTTTTAAAGTACATGTGACCTTTATGCTGCTTTATGAGCTTCTGCACTACTATGAGACATCTGGCTCTATGTTTCTATAGCATCTGGTATATTTTGATGGGTAACAGCAGGAAGTACAAGAGATACCGACGTAATACATCCAGAACTATGATGTCTCAATGCTTTAAACTTCAGTAGCAGCCGAAACAAAAGGAATACACACATGCTAACATAACTTTTTAATGCTAATGTTACTTGTGTAAGAAGGAGGGGTTTCTCATGTAATTGTTTAATTCCTGTGGATGAACTTTGTGTAGTCTTgtttacatattatatatatattatattagcTGCCATTTTTTACTCACTAATTGTCAGCTATGTTACGATACACTTAATTGTCCTCGTTAGTTTTGGACTCCTTCCTGCAGTtccaaaaaaaatcataaacacTAAATAGTCAAATATAAAAGCTAGCTAGAAGCAACATATGTCTGTACACGTGAACAGCATTTTCCTGCTAGAGGTTgaggtggtgttggtggtgttagCTACCTGAGAGGGAGTGCTGGTGAGCTCCATCTTCTCCTGAGACTTCTCCTTCGCTAACCGCGCCGCCTCCTTGAACTCAGCAAACTTTTCTGCGAACTAGAAATAAAAGGAGAAGGTAATACTGAAGCTGAACACACAGCGAAAGTATAAACACTTATATTAAAACCAGACTCTCACCTTGGCCAGGTGGCTCTCAGAGGAGAAGCCGAGGCCGTACACAGTGTTCGCCCGGCTGTCGGCCCACTGGCCAAACTTCTGCGACGTCTTGGTGAACGTCATGTTGGGGGTGATGGTGCTGTTGATAATGGCCTGCGGATGACAAGGCAAATTCATATGTATTAATACATATATTGTTCGTTAAACGCATAATGTGTAACTTTCAACAACCAGGGttcattcattcaaaacaaTAAGACGTCTACTGAAGTCAGATTCTCCCAGTGTTCGTCACTCAGGAGGATTTAGCAAAAGCCAAATTACCCACAGTGTTCTCCTGTTATCTAAAACAAAAGGACCTTGATATTAAAACTTGTAAAAACTCTGAATAAAAGATGTTTCACGtaaaataaatctatatttCTCTGACACTGTTTAGCTGATGCTCTCTAAAGACTGCACTCTCAGAGGTACAATGAATGAAATCTCTTTTCCAGttaagtttttcttttttttttaaagtcaatttCTGTAGAAAAGAAATCAGTCAATTAATACTGATATTAAAAAGCCAGTCTTTGGTTGCACTGAGCACAAATGGTAGAATGCTTTGTTTTAAGGGTTCACTGTAAACTGGTTAAGGAAATCTACaggcattttttatttaaaaaatgtagagaCTTTTCAAAAAAGGTCCCACTTGTGGAATTGTGAAAGAAACTCAACCAGGAACATGTCTCTCTGTGTGGcagttgtctctgttgttttttcctctgctgaGAGGACATATTGTGTGTCTTGGTAAAAACGTCTTCCAGCACCAGCCCAGCCGATCCCTGCTATTTCCAGCAGAACACAGCAGAAACTTGCAGCTTCAACAACAGCACCCAGAGAAGGTCCTATgacccttttccaccaaaccggatccggttcaagatctGATCTTTTGCAtttctggcgcttttctggttctagcctgtagctccccttgtgtttccaccgctcagaggccgagtggagctcaagtggagctgcgtcattgcatCATCGTTTGCATCATGACGTATCCGCTAACCTCTTCggactgattcatattcactgtctgactgtcccacaagcagctgatgcataccccccataagtgaatgtgtttcagtctgaattgccgctgtttggcatcacaacgctgttatgaaagtgtctctggcaggtgatgttagcatagcaagcgaggctactctgactatcttgactactCTCCTATCCTGTTGTGGCATAAtccgttttctacaggcatattttaccggcgtagttttcgttatgatttGACTTCTGATagcaacctgtgtagcccatgtattgattccatgCGATAGCTGcagtaatacaaaacaacaggagaatgtctgcctgctcttcccaatgaaCAATAACActgaacggatggtgattaaagtacggtaaaaataaacagcatcccactgagcctggttagtgctgcctgactttataaagtgtgtggtcgcgttgtggtcactttgctcagcgatattgcttgttacaacttgtactcgccatgaactgttattgctcaggttaatctcccccctccgaagtaaACCTGAcgtattggttcgtattggatcttggatcttgtCGGGAGCCaagtggggccagaaagatccggttTTTCGGCACTTAAAGCCGGggccgctgcggtggaaacacaaaaactaGATCTTTATTGGCTCCAGCTCGGCTCCAGCTctgggttggtggaaaagcggcatTACAGAACTAAGCTAACCCCATCCCTGCACCTCACTCAGGACTAAAATAATCACTGCCACAAAGATACATATGACAGCCCCAACGCCTCCTTCACTACCTCAGAGCCAGAGTAAACAAGTCAGATGAACCGGGAGCAGACGTGGGAAATATTGAATATCACATGTAGTTACGACACCAGTTGGACTGAGGTCCTCTCTGGTTCTGCCTTAGaggaataaacacacacactgtagtgaatgcttgacacacacaccttagATCCATCGAGACTGATGATTCGATAGACATTCCTGGTACTGTCAAAGAAGTAGGAGACCGTAACAGCATGTTTACTTGTGGGAACCCAATTCTTCTTGGTGTTTGGGTCGATCTGGAAGACGTGGGCCCGGGTACTGAAGATGGGCTGCTCTCTGTGGGAGAAACACAAGGgggggagaaaggagggagagatggatgagTCAGTAATAGTATCTGTGCAAAGGGCCTCAAGTTTGCAGTTAGGTTTTAAATATGCCGTAACCAAATACCGGcctttaaagagaaaaataagctCGGTTAcatcataataaataaagttagaaACCCTTAAATCACTGCTGCTGACGCATTTCAGCAAATGGTTGTGTGTATGCAGACGTAGATTAATATCTATAATACTAGACTAAATGTTTGCAGCCATGCTTAACATGCTAACTTTGTAGGCTGTGAACAAGCACAGTGAATACAGAATTCaaagtttacattttgattCAAAACATAGTTTAGCATTTTAGCAAGCATCTGTTATTACTACTAATCTAAGCTCTTGAAGCGCATGGGAATGTCATTGGTTTAGCAGAAATTTGGtcataaacaaaagcatttcagaaataaaattCAGACCAGATGACTGTACTAAAGTAGAAGTTGATCTCCAGGGGAATATGAATGTCTAAAACAAATTGTGTGGAAatgtattgatttgtttttgaggcatttcacaaaaaaagaaaaatgtcaacctCACAATGAAGTCAGGGAATCACCAGAGTGTGTAGGCTTCATCCTCGGGGGACCATGAATGTAACTGTAGCTACAATAATTGTTCCAGACTTTACACTACAAAACAGATATTTCAAACTTATGGTGGTGCAAGATGAATCACAATATTAGGTGTGCTTTAACCTCAAGGGAACATGAACACAtctttataaaatgtcatttaaaattcTGTCCAATTGTTGTGAGAGCCAAAGGGCCATTCCTACAGTTGCATTGCTGTCATGGCTAACAGACACCAGCAAACATGTGAATAATAATACCGTCCTGccagaggagctgagaggagctgagaggattCAGGAATGTGTTCAGAGGAAGGTGAGAGAAAAAGCCTCACAGATCCCAGCACATCCATAATTCACCAGCCGGCTGTGTTGCTGCACTAACAGTGACCGAGCgaggggaaacacacacagccattagGCCTTCACACCGAGAACAACTGGGTTTATGTACAAAAGGCTGTGGTGAATACTTTAAAGAGGCACATCAGGACAGATAGTAGGCATACCAAATTCACCTTGTGTCTGCAAAATAATGATCTGGTAGAAGAAGTTAAATAAAGAATGTATGGTGCCAAATCAAATACATCTGcaaatattaaaatggaatTCATTATGTAGATTTTCCTAAACACAAATACATCCCCAATAACTTCAGGATCACTCCATTACACAGAGTTAATGAACCTTTACAGCCAGGGGGGATAACGTCgttaaaaaggatttaaattcaaataaagcCTCATTGAAGCTTGACAAAGATAATGTCATACAAACAATGAAGCTCGTATTTTGACCATCTTAATGATATTCATTCTGAATGTCTGTTTTAGGAGGCTCAgaaattcagaatcagaacttGATTTATTGAAAAGTAGGTTTTTACATTCAAGGGATAATGCCTCGGTTTGAATGTCCATCACAATGACAGTAAAACAAGAAATGAAAAATTCAAGaatcataaatattaaataaaacatttgaattccAAGATGTGTGCTGCATTAATGTGGTGTTGGAAATACATTGGAAAATGTTATTCCTGATTCAAGTGATTTCACagagtttttttaaacaccttGAGCAATTGAATACAATAAATCGTATTTGTAGCTTCCATGTTTTTCACACATAACGACTTTAAGCTTGTGACCAGGTCAGAAAAACGGCTTTCCAACATGGGAAACGGGACCACCCGAGGAGCATTTTAAAGTACCGTTGGTTTTGTTGGTGTGTCCTCACTTAAACAAAACACTGGAAAAGCAGGCTGTTACTTTGATGACGAATAGAAATGAAAAACCTTGTGTGAAATTGTGTGTCGGTcctatgaatattttttttgttatcaagCAGGAAATATTCAGCGAAAGAAAAATGGCAGATATGCTAATTTGCTTCTGCTTTGCTTCGAAACAATTGCTGAACAATGCAGCAGAGCCGTTTAAGACATGGAGAACCATCAGGAACTGCACCATTTACTTTTTACTGAATTATATGAAAGCTTAGAGATTTTGTACGTTGGTGGAAAATGTGTAGCGAATGCCCTACATGGTCTCAGTGCGGGTGCAGTTACCGAACAACTTGCATCACAAAACAAGATAAGACTAATTGAAAATCAGCAGGTCAATTGATTTGACATCATGTGGCCTCACATCGATATTGTAGAGAGAGTTGATATGCTTCTCTTCTCTTAGCTTGGCCGATGTAGCTGTTGAGAGCCTGTTGTCTACCTGCTACAGAGGCAGTACAAAATGTGACATGCTCCAAGGATTTGGCCAAAGGAAGAAGAGCCAGGAGTTCACCTGAGAGCCCTTGTATGTGTGACTGTGTGCAGACCAGAGCTGAACACTGACGTAGAGACAGGAAAGGTGACCTGGAAGCACCTGTGCCGACAGGCAGAGATCAGCAGTCACTGGGCAGCTTCCAAACGTTGTTATGAATAACGCAAATAAACCTGGAACTGTCTCAATAAATCCATATCACACTAAGAGCAGATTTATGCCTGGAGATGTCCCGACCTGTCTTTGTTTGGAAATGTCCAAATCAAGTATTAATTTGATGAATTAACAGAAAGCATGCTATATCACTATATACATTTAGATATTTAACTGCAAACAAATGCAACATATCTTCAACATGTGGTTTTCACTGGACATTAACGGTGTAAAAAAAGGTGACCTAAAATGATCTAAAGTTGTAAAactatagtggagtaaaacatTCAATAGTCTGAGATGTACTGAAGCAGATTATAAAGTAGTATAACATTGGAAAAACTCaagttattttgaaatgtgtcgTTAAATAGAGTTATTGAGTAAACGTACTTATTTATATTCCACTGCTGGACATTAGTAACAGCTTTATCTTGAGACTGAACTCATTTAATGATCTAGTTTGG
Coding sequences within:
- the LOC134868846 gene encoding homer protein homolog 1-like, translated to MGEQPIFSTRAHVFQIDPNTKKNWVPTSKHAVTVSYFFDSTRNVYRIISLDGSKAIINSTITPNMTFTKTSQKFGQWADSRANTVYGLGFSSESHLAKFAEKFAEFKEAARLAKEKSQEKMELTSTPSQESTPGDLQSPLSSDTINGTELERATPDTPQHFETRAEPSHNTLPPSHSSSSMNKHWEAELEALKGNNAKLTAALLESTANVKQWKQQLGAYQEEAERLHKRVTELECVSGQTTVIKSQKTELNQTIEELEAALKAKEEELERLKAEVESANGFQFKKDSLTQKLQDTESRNQALEARLSELELRLESQQQEREAFRASLRSLLELLDGKIFELTELRDTLGKLLESS